TCGTACATTGAATCATTCTATCATTGCCGTAAATATCTTGTCGTAGCTCATAATTTTTGAAACCCATTTCTTGAAGCAAATTCAAGGTTTCTTGACCCAAATATTGGTTAATTTCAAAATACAATTGACCTTTTAATTTTAGATTTTTCTGGGCCAATTGGGCAATTTTTCTATAAAAAATAAGAGCATCATTATCCTCCACAAAAAGCGCTAAATGCGGTTCGTTGTCCAATACATTATTCTTGATTTCATGTTTTTCAAGCTCTCGCACATAGGGCGGATTAGAGACAATTATATCGAATTCTTGAGCCAAGTCCTCGGTTTCCAAAATACTTTGGTGAATAAATGATAGTTGCACTTGATTCTTTTCAGCATTTTTTTTGGCTGTTGTCAAGGCTTGTTCAGAAACATCTAAAGCAAACACTTGAGCATTCGGAAGATTTTTTGCCAATGCTATCGCAATACAGCCACTTCCTGTTCCAATATCAAGAATTTTGAACTTTGACTGTACTTTTGAACTTTGAATTATCCAATCTACCAATTCTTCGGTTTCAGGCCTCGGAATCAAAACAGCTGAATTAACTTCAAACTCTAATCCGTAAAAATTAGTGACTCCTAGAATATATTGAATAGGAATTTCCTTTTTAAGTTGATCCAAAATAAAACTCCAAATTTTCAATTCTGAT
This sequence is a window from Flavobacterium ammoniigenes. Protein-coding genes within it:
- the prmC gene encoding peptide chain release factor N(5)-glutamine methyltransferase; the encoded protein is MTIKHYRDYFIQELTPLYDVGEAESFFYLTLEAKHQLKRVDLALQPDLDFSESELKIWSFILDQLKKEIPIQYILGVTNFYGLEFEVNSAVLIPRPETEELVDWIIQSSKVQSKFKILDIGTGSGCIAIALAKNLPNAQVFALDVSEQALTTAKKNAEKNQVQLSFIHQSILETEDLAQEFDIIVSNPPYVRELEKHEIKNNVLDNEPHLALFVEDNDALIFYRKIAQLAQKNLKLKGQLYFEINQYLGQETLNLLQEMGFKNYELRQDIYGNDRMIQCTI